The region CGGGGCGGGCTGAGAGGCTCCAGGCTGACGGCGGGTCGGCCGCTTCGCCGGCTAGGCGGCGCCCTGGGGCCGGCGGACGCCTGAGCCCCACCGGGATGCTCGGCATTCAGGACCTCGCTGTCTACGTACGGCACGCCACCCTGCACGTCAAAACGCAGGCGCAACGTCAGCGCCGTTAAAAAGCCGGGCAGGCGAGTGGGCACACGACTCACCGAAATGCCCAGAGCCTTGAGGATGTTGAGTTTGCACATGGGACACGTGCAGTGCTCGTTGAGCCACGGATCCACGCAGGCCTTGTGGAACACGTGCCTAAATGACATTTCATCCGGTGATATTTCAGAGCCGGCCCAAAATCCTCCacttttcatgtgtgtgtgtgtgatgtcataCTTTGGAAGGTGCACACACAGGCATCATTCAAGCTCAGCCCCTTTTGTGCCTTGACTTACTTGCAGGGAAGGATGCGGACCACGTCGTTCAGCTGGTATGACTCGATACAAACTGCACAGTGGTTGAAGTCAGGATCCgtctcctacacacacacacacgcacacacacgtcattTCAAATCAACCCAAAAAACCCGCACACGTCTTACTTTATCTCCTTTCTTCACCGTCCTGGTGCTTAACTTCCCGATGGCCCTCTTGGCCGCGTCGCCCAGACGACGCTGTCGTCAGACAAAAAAGAGACACGCTATGGTCACGTGTCTgcacacaggcacgcacacacacacacacacacacacacacgtacgtgtCCACGGTGCGGCGCGCCGCCGTATCGTATCTTCTGTATGAAGTAGAAGATGAGCCAAGCCGAAGAGATGATCATGAGGACGATGAAGGAGATGGACACAAAGACCAGCGAGCCTCGGTTGATGTTCTTGGGGGGAATGCGCTGACCCACAAAGACCGTCACCACCACGCTCAGGTTCCTTTCCAGTTGGGCCAGGATGTCTTTGCCATAACCTTCCGTGATCATCACCGCCACTGTGTCGCCCGTACCTGAAGGCGCCACAGCAGGACACCAGATGATTGTTGGGGGGCTTTCTGGAGCGGGACATTTGCACACGCCTCATCCAGCCACCACGACCTTTTACCTCAACCGGGAGCGGCAGGACCAGAAAGCCTTGTCTGTCGCTCACGTTAGCAcggcgtgtccacacacacacactgaccttCGTGGCCCATCTTGACAGTCTTGTTGGTGGAGTTGTTGTAGATGAGCACGGCGGAAGCATTGAAGGTGGCGGCCTTCAGAATTTTCTCCCGGAAGGTGCAGTTCCCTCTCTGCAGCAGCGCCACCCACTGGACGCCACGGGGCGGCGCCACAAAGCGCGTGTCGGGGTCACAGCCCTGACGATCCACCACTGTGCACAGACGAGACATGAGCAACGTCACCAACCAACGGCGGTCCGCACGTTTTTCCTCTGAGTAGAGGCCCAAATCAAAATTTGCCTTTGTCAAGTTACCTCCGTGGCGCGGCGCGGGCGTGACGACGAGCAGCGCGCGGGTGTCCACTTTGGGCGAGTTCTGGCCGTAGGTTCCGTCTTCGCTGCTCATGACGTGGACGGCGTGTCCTCGCGCGTCCATCACGCTGGCGTTGACCGTGGCGCTCACGTACTCCTCCGACGCCAACACGGCGGCGGCCGCCGCGCGGTCCGGGCGACCCGCCCTGGCCCACCGGCTCTGGACGACGACCAGGACCATGACCAGCACCAGCACCGAGGGGACGCGCAGGCCAGTCCGGCTGAGGGACGTCATGCTGCCCTCATCCAAAACTGTCGGTGGGCAGAAAGAATACATCCGACGCCATTAAAAGGTTCCAGGTGCAACAATTCCAAGAATCCACAACCAATTGATATTCAAATAAGTATAAGTAAACAAGTAAATCCTTGTAATTACAGCCAATTTCTGACCTCTGTGAAAGTTGAAAGAACTACCCAATGCTTTTGCCAATTTTGTGGGACCAAACCCGTTCTCTTGTGAAATCTCCCCATTTCCTGTACCCTTTCCACAGCCTTCATGTCCTCTAATTTCGCTCATTTCAATGTCTTGACGTCATCTCATCTCTGCGTGTCCTCTCAAGGGTGTCTCCTTTGAGGGATGTCAAGTGCAGGCCGGACACATGACCTCTTCATCTcattcctcatcatcatcatcaacaacaacatGATGCTCACCTTCAGGCCTGCTGACGTATGTGTGTTTGCTTTGCGTGTGGagctaaaaatacatttagccTTAAACAAGCGGCATTTAGGGGGCCGTGCACGACTCACGTCTTTGTCGTGGCGCGCGCACGCAGACGCACAGGCGGTCTTCCTTGCTGCTCTCCCTCGAACCGCGTCCTGGGTGCTGAGGCTCCAGGTGGGGGACCTCGTTCACAGCAGGAAACTCGCTCGctcgttgttgtttttgttgcgcGGGCCTCCTCCAACCTTGTGGCCTTGTTTTGATTCCGCTAACGCTCGTGCGCTGCGGAAGCAACAACCAGCTCGGTCGTGACGCAGCGCGCATGCGCAGACGCTCGCACTGCcgtgtgcgcgcgcacacgTCGTGTTTGTGTTTTGCTGCTGAGATGTTCATCAATTATCGCGAGAACATCcagttaagtctttttttttttacaactttaaaaacaattttttgcttcatttgttGGTGAGAGACTAACAGCTGGAATCGCATTGCTCAGAGTTaccttttgtttttaacaaatTTGACTTTTGTATGCAAATGGGAAATAAACATCTGATTCTAGAGAGAAagcggaaagagagagagagagagagagagcgagcgagagagagagagcgagagagagagagagggagagagagagagaaaatgtgaCTTAAAGGAAAATAAAGATGTGATGTAACAGTTGGTTCcttatttgcaaaatcttgggTTGCTCAATGGCGGCCGGTACATGAAGCACCTACCTCAGCACGTAGAACGTCAGGTCAGACGTAGGGCAAGGCGGGGAGGCAAAACCATATCAACCTGTTCTGTTATCACTTAGCCATTTGGTATCTATGTTTGATGGAAAGTTCCAGCCCTGTGTCTATGTCACATTGCCGTTTCTCCCTCTTCAGACTATTCCCTATCAAAATTGTGGAAGAAGggacagagaaagagagcgcaaAATGCACATTGAtacagaaataaaaagaaatgggTTTTTTTCCTCTCACAAAGTGGAGCAGTtatgaaatgacaaaaaaaaacacatgacaGATGTCGCAACCTGCTTCTTCCAAGCTACACAATGACAAAGTGTTCAGCTTTGAAACTCACACCAACCTCCTGGATCGTGCAAAGTACTCTGATTACAATTTGACTTGAATCCTCCTACATGTGAAGACAAGCTCCCGATGACCTCCAGCAGAAAGCTGTTGGCAGTGCCGAGGTTATGTTatttacacgcacgcacacgtatgcacacacaggcacactttAGATTGACGTGTAcatttttggaatatttgtaCAGTCTTCGCAGACAGGGACTTGAAtgtgttgccatagcaacagaAGCGCTGAAACCACAGACCGGAAGTGTTCTTATCTGGACTAGACAGTGACGTGAAAACAGGAAATGAGACGGATACTTTCCACATGTGTGTGCGGGACCATTAGCCCACTacccagcagacacagacaccgCTTCTTTCCCCAGGCTGTGGCGCTGacgaactcacaccactcacagAGTCTCGGAGACATGACTGCGCAATGACATCCTGCTCTCGATGCTTTACCTTTGGattatgtgtcctctctgcatccattgcagcctgctcATCCTGGAGGAGGGATCCTCCCTCCCATcggtggtctcttctcaagcgTTCTCTTTTTATCCCCCTAGTAGGAGTTTGGACTATTTCCTTGccctgtttgagaataatttctACTACACAAAGTGTTCAAATTTTGGAGAAaagattgattgactgattgattgttCTTTCTACAACTTGTATTTATATTTCGTGGCGGTTCAGTCATCAAAGTGCATTAAAAAATAAGTCAATTGAAGGCAGGATGATGCTATTATTATTTGCATCAACAATCACCATTGGTCGGCGTTTGGTGCCAGCAGGTCAAATTAGGCGAGGAAGTGGAGGGTCAAGGGTCAAGGCCCGCCCGCCACGAGTGCGGATGGCAGGAGAGTGTCAGGAGCACACGTCTGTGTTGGACTTCACGTCttatttgtgaaatgtggaaatatttATGCCTTATCATCGCTCGGAGAATCAAGCAACTAACGTGGAGGACAGGCTTTGCCGTTTCCTTTTGGACAGCGGGCGTCCTCAGCCAAACGCTCCAGGGGAAAGGCATCCTTCGCGAGCTTCTGCATGCatccacatccatccatccattcgtgCTCAGAACTTTCCCCAAGGATCCAAGGCTGGCGTCAATGGCGTCACATCAAGCCTCCAGCCTAGATAGATATAACCAAGCATTCAGCGTTTGAGGAAAACCACCAGGCATGCATTGAACACTTACTTCATTCAGGCAATATGGCCCAAAACATTTGTGATGTCAAAGTGCACCGAATGaagttggttttaaaacatttcttttgattgatttcatgtctgCTTCTCTACTTTATTCAAGTCAGCAAATCTGGTTTTGGAGCTAGGCGCCAGCGACTTTTTGGAAGCCATTTTCTTCAACGGCACCCTGGAAGATGTTTGGAACCTACCCCTTGATCTTCAGACTGCAGCGAGAATCCATTTGGACCTCCTCCAAGGCCCGCTTTCCTTCCACTCTGATGTCATTGCCCCACAGGTTCAGCTGTTGGAGGTAGGAAGGGTTGGACCGGAGAGCCTTGGCCAGTGAGACGCATCCTCGTGTGCCGATCTTGCATCCcacgagcctgagaagacaaaggGCGGctgaaacaagccaaaggttcttgggccggctcgaGGAGAGCTTTACCTGAGATCTttcaaggtgcactgcggctttgccagtccggcggcgagcgcctccagcccgtcgttgTGCAAGACGTTGTTGccgagatccagctccctcaggctgccgggcgagcctagaacggaggccagcgcctcgcagcttttatTGCTCAGCTGGCAGTTccggagcctgagaagacaagagggtggCTGACAcaggcccaaggttcttgggccggctggccttctgccgctcgaggaGAGCCTTACCCGAGAACCTGCAAGGTGCActccggctttgccagtccggcggcgagcgcctccagcccgtggtCGTGCAAGTCGTTGTAGCCGAGATTCAGCTCCCTCAGGCTGttgggcgagcttagaacgaaggccagcgcctcgcagcttttcttgctcagcttgcagcgacagagcctgagaagacaagagggcggatGACAcaggcccaaggttcttgggccggctggccttctgccgctcgagggGAGCCTTACCTGAGAAcctgcaaggtgcactgcggctttgccagtccggcggcgagcgcctccagcccgtggtCATGCAAGTCGTTACAGccgagatccagctccctcaggctgccgggcgagcttagaacggaggccagcgcctcgcagcttttcttgctcagcttgcagtccttgagcctgagaagacaagagggcggctgacacaggcccaaggttcttgggccggctggccttctgccgctcgagggGGGCCTTACCCGAGAACCTGCAAGGTGCActccggctttgccagtccggcggcgagcgcctccagcccgtcgtcacacAAGTCGTTCTTgctgagatccagctccctcagggTGTGggacgagcttagaacggaggccagcgcctcgcagcttttcttgctcagcttgcaccCCATGAGCCTGATGACTTTAAATGGGTTAAACAACAGCCGAAATAGGGATGGACTATTAGTACGGATGTGTCAAAAAAGATGAATTTGACGATATATCATTTCCTATGTACTATGTACCTGCGGCGAAAAAAGCCAAGCGTGGAGAGTCTCTGCTGCTGAGTAAAAGTCAATGAATGGCAGCCCGGCCAGCCTTCCCATACTGTCTTTTAATCTCGCCTATTTCCTCTCAAATAGGACAATCCACTTCCTTTTAGACAATTGCCATGTTTGaggttcaataaaaaaaataatgataatacagCACAGCACATCAAAACGTTTTCCAATAAAAAGTCCCGGGTTCAAAGGTTTTCCCGTTGCAGCGTGTCGGAGAGCGGCCCATCGTAATTGCTTCATGATTGTTCAGTTCGGTCACGTTTGAACGCGTTGCTGCACACAGCGCTTGTCAGTCCCCAAACAACCCCCTGTTCTGGACTTTCCTCAACAGGTGAAGAAGAAAAGGCGTTTTGAAACCTATAGCTTGGTGCTGTCCAAAGTCATTCGCCATATATCATGTCTTAGGGAACAAGGAGGCAAGCAATAAAAAATCCAATGACTCCTTTGTGCCTTAGCTTTGAGACAATTCAAACCTCTAATATATAGTAGTTGTGAATAAAGCTGCAGGAGTAAGCGTTgtttttggtttaaacaaatgtcctttttgtattttctcaATAATAGTTATGCATCTTTGATCATTTCTCCAAAACGATGAACATGTGAAaaagcaaatgaaacaaaaacagcagGCAACAGCTTGTCACTCGCAAAGTAGAGGGCAATCGAAAGTCGAGACACCATTATATTGTACTTAGCTCGTTATCTCGTAAATCGTGTGTGTGGTATAACGCAAGTCATGCGTTAAGAGCAGAAAACTGCAACTAGGTGACCTTTCGGAAAACTccaaaagaaaaagcaataGGAGCTCAACTATGCAGGGATGtgcagttttcttttctttctctgcGTGTTTTTTATGTGTCTAGTCATGGAGTGGACttgcaattcatttttttctttttcttttaaaaactcCCATGGTGTAGGTGGGAAGCTGAAAATAAACCAACTCCTCTGCACAAGCTgcacctctctttctctctctctctctctctctctctctctctctctctctctctctctctctctctctctctctctttctctctctctctttctctttctctctttctctctttctctctttctctttctctctttctgtctttctctctttctctttctctctttctgtctctctgtctctctctctctctctctctctctctctctctctctctctctctctctctcatctatCCATCCGTTCAACCGAGTGCGCGCATTTGAGCGAGCGCTGGTTGCGCACGATCATCAGCCCCAGCGTTtcgggcacgcacgcacgcacgcacgcacgcatccaAGAGAAGAGAAGATGTGCCAATGCGATTCGTCCGCCTCCAAAGTGAAGCCTCCGGGCTCCCTAGCCGACCGTGGCTCTGCTGCTCGCCTGGTCGTCCAACCGCGTGCGCTACCTGCTCTCGTCGCCCGTGTACACCAAGGCGCACATGGTGTACGCCAAGCGGCTCGTCTTCCCCGCCGTCACCATCTGCAACCAGAACCTGCTCTTGCCCAGGCGCATGAAGAAGTCGGACATCTTCAGCGCCGGAAGGTGGCTGGGGCTCCTGGGGAGGAATTGGCAGGTGTCTCCGGCAGCCAGGGAAGCTTTGGCGGCGCCTTggtcgcagcagcagcagcagcagcagcagcagcgcaccGAGCCGCCTTGGTCGCCGCTCTCCCGCATCCTGGACTTCAACCACTTTCTACCTCCCCCGCGGGAGTCGCAGCCGTCCATGAGGCAGCTGCTGGACCGGCTGGGCCACCAGCTGGAGGAAATGCTCTT is a window of Syngnathus typhle isolate RoL2023-S1 ecotype Sweden linkage group LG1, RoL_Styp_1.0, whole genome shotgun sequence DNA encoding:
- the rnf130 gene encoding E3 ubiquitin-protein ligase RNF130, which produces MTSLSRTGLRVPSVLVLVMVLVVVQSRWARAGRPDRAAAAAVLASEEYVSATVNASVMDARGHAVHVMSSEDGTYGQNSPKVDTRALLVVTPAPRHGVVDRQGCDPDTRFVAPPRGVQWVALLQRGNCTFREKILKAATFNASAVLIYNNSTNKTVKMGHEGTGDTVAVMITEGYGKDILAQLERNLSVVVTVFVGQRIPPKNINRGSLVFVSISFIVLMIISSAWLIFYFIQKIRYGGAPHRGHRRLGDAAKRAIGKLSTRTVKKGDKETDPDFNHCAVCIESYQLNDVVRILPCKHVFHKACVDPWLNEHCTCPMCKLNILKALGISGGVPYVDSEVLNAEHPGGAQASAGPRAPPSRRSGRPAVSLEPLSPPRPEAPPLSPADIAIAVTSGHFFTSTPPPRTELPDLQAPLDLYDNKS
- the LOC133153736 gene encoding acid-sensing ion channel 2-like isoform X1, with translation MVYAKRLVFPAVTICNQNLLLPRRMKKSDIFSAGRWLGLLGRNWQVSPAAREALAAPWSQQQQQQQQQRTEPPWSPLSRILDFNHFLPPPRESQPSMRQLLDRLGHQLEEMLLYCRYQGEMCGPRNFSTLQLRGEHLDHLIAPCP
- the LOC133153736 gene encoding acid-sensing ion channel 2-like isoform X2, translating into MVYAKRLVFPAVTICNQNLLLPRRMKKSDIFSAGRWLGLLGRNWQVSPAAREALAAPWSQQQQQQQQQRTEPPWSPLSRILDFNHFLPPPRESQPSMRQLLDRLGHQLEEMLLYCRYQGEMCGPRNFSTLRGEHLDHLIAPCP